In Balaenoptera acutorostrata chromosome 19, mBalAcu1.1, whole genome shotgun sequence, the following proteins share a genomic window:
- the ZNF227 gene encoding zinc finger protein 227 isoform X1, producing the protein MPSQDSDLPQKEREKMTEFQEAVTFKDVAVTFTEEELGLLDSAQRKLYQDVMVENFRNLVSVGHLPFKPDVMSQLETEEKLWMMERETQRNGHSSENRKAVISGSKNPDEVETLGKVALKYLSCEEPSCWQIWKQVASDSTCCLQRRTSHFLQGDSLQVSENENHMMNHKGDSSSYLENQEFLILRTQDSCGNTYVRESGNQSRGKQTNGKNNPRICEAFMKKSPLSDPVKTDTEQKPCKGETLYPCRECGKSFSDSEVLPVHPRVLLGEKCSHLQSHQRIHPRGKVDKCRESGDGFSRNSFHPRQSNHTGEKSYRCDSCGKGFSSSTGLIIHYRTHTGEKPYKCEECGKCFSQSSNFQCHQRVHTEEKPYKCNECGKGFGWSVNLRVHQRVHRGEKPYKCEECGKGFTQAAHYHIHQRVHTGEKPYKCDVCGKGFSHNSPLICHRRVHTGEKPYRCEACGKGFTRNTDLHIHFRVHTGEKPYKCKECGKGFSQASNLQVHQNVHTGEKRFKCETCGKGFSQSSKLQTHQRVHTGEKPYRCDMCGKDFSYSSNLKLHQVIHTGEKPYKCEECGKGFSWRSNLHAHQRVHSGEKPYKCEACDKSFSQAIDFRVHQRVHTGEKPYKCGVCGKGFSQSSGLQSHQRVHTGEKPYRCDVCGKGFRYSSQFIYHQRGHTGEKPYKCEECGKAFGRSLNLRHHQRVHTGEKPHKCEECGKAFSLPSNLRVHLSVHTREKLFKCEECGKGFSQSSRLQAHQRVHTGEKPYKCDICGKDFSHHSRLTYHQKVHTGKSL; encoded by the exons ATGCCTTCTCAGGACTCTGACCTTCCCCAGAAGGAGCGGGAGAAAATGACCGAGTTTCAG GAGGCGGTGACCTTCAAGGACGTGGCCGTGACCTTCACCGAGGAGGAGCTGGGGCTGCTGGACTCCGCCCAGAGGAAGCTGTACCAGGATGTGATGGTGGAGAACTTCCGGAACCTGGTCTCAGTGG GACATCTTCCCTTCAAGCCAGATGTGATGTCCCAGTTGGAGACAGAAGAAAAGCTTTGGATGATGGAGAGAGAAACCCAAAGAAATGGGCATTCCAGTGAGAACCGCAAAGCTGTTATTTCAG GCAGCAAGAATCCCGATGAGGTGGAGACTCTTGGAAAAGTCGCATTAAAATACCTTTCATGTGAAGAGCCGTCTTGTTGGCAAATCTGGAAACAGGTCGCAAGTGATTCAACGTGCTGTCTTCAGAGGAGGACTTCCCATTTCCTACAAGGTGATTCTCTTCAGGTTTCTGAAAATGAGAACCATATGATGAACCACAAAGGCGATAGTTCCAGTTACCTTGAAAATCAAGAGTTTTTGATTTTGAGAACCCAGGATTCCTGTGGGAATACGTATGTGCGTGAGTCAGGGAATCAGAGTAGAGGTAAGCAAACGAATGGGAAAAACAACCCACGTATATGTGAAGCCTTCATGAAGAAATCACCCCTGAGTGATCCTGTTAAAACTGACACAGAACAGAAACCCTGCAAAGGAGAGACACTGTATCCCTGTAGAGAGTGTGGGAAAAGCTTCAGTGATAGCGAAGTGCTCCCAGTTCATCCGAGGGTTCTCCTGGGAGAGAAATGCTCCCATCTGCAAAGTCATCAAAGAATTCACCCGCGAGGGAAAGTCGATAAATGTCGTGAATCCGGCGATGGTTTCAGTAGGAACTCCTTTCATCCCCGTCAATCTAATCACACGGGAGAGAAGTCCTATAGGTGCGACAGTTGTGGCAAGGGATTCAGTAGCAGCACAGGCCTTATCATCCACTACAGgacacacacaggggagaagccTTACAAATGCGAGGAGTGCGGTAAATGCTTTAGCCAAAGTTCAAATTTTCAGTGCCATCAGAGAGTCCATACCGAAGAGAAACCATACAAGTGCAACGAGTGCGGGAAGGGATTCGGCTGGAGCGTTAACCTTCGTGTTCACCAGAGGGTCCACAGGGGTGAGAAACCCTATAAGTGTGAGGAGTGTGGGAAGGGCTTCACGCAGGCCGCGCATTATCACATACATCAGAGGGTCCACACCGGGGAGAAACCCTACAAATGCGATGTCTGCGGCAAGGGGTTCAGTCACAATTCCCCTTTGATATGCCACCGGAGGGTCCACACCGGAGAGAAACCGTACAGATGTGAGGCGTGCGGGAAGGGCTTCACCCGTAACACAGATCTTCACATCCACTTCCGTgtccacacaggagagaaaccctacaaATGCAAGGAGTGTGGGAAGGGCTTCAGTCAGGCTTCCAATCTGCAAGTCCACCAGAACGTCCACACCGGGGAGAAACGATTCAAATGCGAGACGTGTGGGAAGGGCTTCAGTCAGTCATCAAAGCTTCAGACCCACCAGAGAGTCCACACAGGGGAAAAGCCCTACAGATGCGACATGTGCGGTAAGGACTTCAGTTACAGTTCAAATCTTAAACTGCACCAAGTcattcacactggagaaaaaccatataaatgTGAGGAGTGCGGGAAGGGCTTCAGTTGGAGATCAAACCTTCATGCTCATCAGAGAGTCCACtcaggagagaaaccctacaaATGTGAGGCATGTGATAAGAGCTTCAGTCAGGCCATAGATTTCCGGGTCCATCAGAGAGTCCACACGGGCGAGAAACCCTACAAGTGTGGTGTCTGTGGGAAGGGCTTCAGCCAGTCCTCTGGTCTTCAGTCCCATCAGAGGGTCCACACTGGGGAGAAGCCCTACAGATGCGACGTGTGTGGAAAGGGCTTTCGTTACAGTTCACAGTTTATATACCACCAGAGGGGCCACACTGGTGAAAAGCCTTACAAATGTGAggagtgtgggaaagccttcgGGCGGAGCCTGAATCTTCGCCATCACCAGAGGgtccacacaggagagaaaccccaCAAGTGTGAGGagtgtgggaaggccttcagtCTCCCCTCCAATCTTAGAGTCCATCTGAGTGTTCACACTCGGGAGAAACTGTTTAAATGTGAGGAGTGTGGGAAGGGCTTCAGTCAGAGTTCTCGGCTTCAAGCCCACCAGAGGGTCCACACAGGAGAAAAACCGTACAAGTGTGACATATGTGGTAAGGACTTCAGTCACCATTCACGGCTTACATACCATCAGAAAGTCCACACTGGCAAGAGTCTTTAA
- the ZNF227 gene encoding zinc finger protein 227 isoform X2 codes for MTEFQEAVTFKDVAVTFTEEELGLLDSAQRKLYQDVMVENFRNLVSVGHLPFKPDVMSQLETEEKLWMMERETQRNGHSSENRKAVISGSKNPDEVETLGKVALKYLSCEEPSCWQIWKQVASDSTCCLQRRTSHFLQGDSLQVSENENHMMNHKGDSSSYLENQEFLILRTQDSCGNTYVRESGNQSRGKQTNGKNNPRICEAFMKKSPLSDPVKTDTEQKPCKGETLYPCRECGKSFSDSEVLPVHPRVLLGEKCSHLQSHQRIHPRGKVDKCRESGDGFSRNSFHPRQSNHTGEKSYRCDSCGKGFSSSTGLIIHYRTHTGEKPYKCEECGKCFSQSSNFQCHQRVHTEEKPYKCNECGKGFGWSVNLRVHQRVHRGEKPYKCEECGKGFTQAAHYHIHQRVHTGEKPYKCDVCGKGFSHNSPLICHRRVHTGEKPYRCEACGKGFTRNTDLHIHFRVHTGEKPYKCKECGKGFSQASNLQVHQNVHTGEKRFKCETCGKGFSQSSKLQTHQRVHTGEKPYRCDMCGKDFSYSSNLKLHQVIHTGEKPYKCEECGKGFSWRSNLHAHQRVHSGEKPYKCEACDKSFSQAIDFRVHQRVHTGEKPYKCGVCGKGFSQSSGLQSHQRVHTGEKPYRCDVCGKGFRYSSQFIYHQRGHTGEKPYKCEECGKAFGRSLNLRHHQRVHTGEKPHKCEECGKAFSLPSNLRVHLSVHTREKLFKCEECGKGFSQSSRLQAHQRVHTGEKPYKCDICGKDFSHHSRLTYHQKVHTGKSL; via the exons ATGACCGAGTTTCAG GAGGCGGTGACCTTCAAGGACGTGGCCGTGACCTTCACCGAGGAGGAGCTGGGGCTGCTGGACTCCGCCCAGAGGAAGCTGTACCAGGATGTGATGGTGGAGAACTTCCGGAACCTGGTCTCAGTGG GACATCTTCCCTTCAAGCCAGATGTGATGTCCCAGTTGGAGACAGAAGAAAAGCTTTGGATGATGGAGAGAGAAACCCAAAGAAATGGGCATTCCAGTGAGAACCGCAAAGCTGTTATTTCAG GCAGCAAGAATCCCGATGAGGTGGAGACTCTTGGAAAAGTCGCATTAAAATACCTTTCATGTGAAGAGCCGTCTTGTTGGCAAATCTGGAAACAGGTCGCAAGTGATTCAACGTGCTGTCTTCAGAGGAGGACTTCCCATTTCCTACAAGGTGATTCTCTTCAGGTTTCTGAAAATGAGAACCATATGATGAACCACAAAGGCGATAGTTCCAGTTACCTTGAAAATCAAGAGTTTTTGATTTTGAGAACCCAGGATTCCTGTGGGAATACGTATGTGCGTGAGTCAGGGAATCAGAGTAGAGGTAAGCAAACGAATGGGAAAAACAACCCACGTATATGTGAAGCCTTCATGAAGAAATCACCCCTGAGTGATCCTGTTAAAACTGACACAGAACAGAAACCCTGCAAAGGAGAGACACTGTATCCCTGTAGAGAGTGTGGGAAAAGCTTCAGTGATAGCGAAGTGCTCCCAGTTCATCCGAGGGTTCTCCTGGGAGAGAAATGCTCCCATCTGCAAAGTCATCAAAGAATTCACCCGCGAGGGAAAGTCGATAAATGTCGTGAATCCGGCGATGGTTTCAGTAGGAACTCCTTTCATCCCCGTCAATCTAATCACACGGGAGAGAAGTCCTATAGGTGCGACAGTTGTGGCAAGGGATTCAGTAGCAGCACAGGCCTTATCATCCACTACAGgacacacacaggggagaagccTTACAAATGCGAGGAGTGCGGTAAATGCTTTAGCCAAAGTTCAAATTTTCAGTGCCATCAGAGAGTCCATACCGAAGAGAAACCATACAAGTGCAACGAGTGCGGGAAGGGATTCGGCTGGAGCGTTAACCTTCGTGTTCACCAGAGGGTCCACAGGGGTGAGAAACCCTATAAGTGTGAGGAGTGTGGGAAGGGCTTCACGCAGGCCGCGCATTATCACATACATCAGAGGGTCCACACCGGGGAGAAACCCTACAAATGCGATGTCTGCGGCAAGGGGTTCAGTCACAATTCCCCTTTGATATGCCACCGGAGGGTCCACACCGGAGAGAAACCGTACAGATGTGAGGCGTGCGGGAAGGGCTTCACCCGTAACACAGATCTTCACATCCACTTCCGTgtccacacaggagagaaaccctacaaATGCAAGGAGTGTGGGAAGGGCTTCAGTCAGGCTTCCAATCTGCAAGTCCACCAGAACGTCCACACCGGGGAGAAACGATTCAAATGCGAGACGTGTGGGAAGGGCTTCAGTCAGTCATCAAAGCTTCAGACCCACCAGAGAGTCCACACAGGGGAAAAGCCCTACAGATGCGACATGTGCGGTAAGGACTTCAGTTACAGTTCAAATCTTAAACTGCACCAAGTcattcacactggagaaaaaccatataaatgTGAGGAGTGCGGGAAGGGCTTCAGTTGGAGATCAAACCTTCATGCTCATCAGAGAGTCCACtcaggagagaaaccctacaaATGTGAGGCATGTGATAAGAGCTTCAGTCAGGCCATAGATTTCCGGGTCCATCAGAGAGTCCACACGGGCGAGAAACCCTACAAGTGTGGTGTCTGTGGGAAGGGCTTCAGCCAGTCCTCTGGTCTTCAGTCCCATCAGAGGGTCCACACTGGGGAGAAGCCCTACAGATGCGACGTGTGTGGAAAGGGCTTTCGTTACAGTTCACAGTTTATATACCACCAGAGGGGCCACACTGGTGAAAAGCCTTACAAATGTGAggagtgtgggaaagccttcgGGCGGAGCCTGAATCTTCGCCATCACCAGAGGgtccacacaggagagaaaccccaCAAGTGTGAGGagtgtgggaaggccttcagtCTCCCCTCCAATCTTAGAGTCCATCTGAGTGTTCACACTCGGGAGAAACTGTTTAAATGTGAGGAGTGTGGGAAGGGCTTCAGTCAGAGTTCTCGGCTTCAAGCCCACCAGAGGGTCCACACAGGAGAAAAACCGTACAAGTGTGACATATGTGGTAAGGACTTCAGTCACCATTCACGGCTTACATACCATCAGAAAGTCCACACTGGCAAGAGTCTTTAA
- the ZNF233 gene encoding LOW QUALITY PROTEIN: zinc finger protein 233 (The sequence of the model RefSeq protein was modified relative to this genomic sequence to represent the inferred CDS: inserted 1 base in 1 codon): protein MTKFQEPVSFKDVAVTFTKEELGLLDSTQRKLYLDVMLENFQNLVSVGYQPFKLDMILQLGRKEKLWVMEPETQGAGCSGHGNQNEIETLQEAGLRQLLHEGLMCWQIWEQFTSKLTRTQDSVIKLQGKKLPKQDDSSCEAWSGESTQVPEDENYIGKLQGESSTSIKNQESPTQTSWNFWRKMYLRESQNYQSRCQQIDIKDKLCQCDHCVMRRISHHHGNQEVHKSEKACGHNNHGKDFVKNTSQHSIIHSGEQTSDETGKDVSLGYDVELHQQLCVGEKPHVCSECGKGTTYNSVFHIHYSVHRGGKCSGNDECGVDLGQSSHPQTHQRANPGEKPYRCGVCAAESFNQNSSLPTHEPIHPGENLCRGGRCGKGSSHSLDLNSHCVDNTGEKSWKCELCGKGFNETSQIQAHQTAYPQDKTSKWKACDRIFSQSSGPLQRVHTGEKPYKCEVCGKDFSKASNLQAHQRIHTGEKPYKCDVCDKNFSRNSHLQAHQRVHTGEKPYRCDTCGKDFSQISHLQAHQRVHTGEKPYRCDTCGKGFSQSSHLQDHQRVHTGEKPYTCDVCGKGFSWSSHLQAHQRVHTGEKPYKCEECGKGFIWNSYLHVHQRIHTGEKPYKCGTCGKSFSQTSHLQAHRRVHTGEKPYKCFDCGKGFSKSSXSSGSSESP, encoded by the exons ATGACCAAGTTCCAG GAGCCAGTGTCCTTCAAGGACGTGGCTGTGACCTTCACCAAGGAGGAGCTGGGGCTGCTGGACTCCACCCAGAGGAAGCTGTACCTAGACGTGATGCTGGAGAACTTCCAGAACCTGGTCTCAGTGG GATATCAGCCTTTCAAATTAGATATGATACTACAGctggggagaaaagagaagctTTGGGTGATGGAGCCAGAAACCCAAGGAGCTGGGTGTTCAG GACACGGGAACCAAAATGAGATAGAGACTCTTCAAGAAGCAGGATTAAGACAGCTTTTACATGAAGGCCTTATGTGCTGGCAGATATGGGAACAGTTTACAAGTAAATTGACCAGAACTCAGGACTCAGTGATAAAGCTGCAAGGCAAGAAGTTGCCAAAACAAGATGATTCCTCCTGTGAGGCATGGTCAGGAGAGTCTACTCAGGTTCCTGAAGATGAGAACTATATAGGAAAGCTTCAAGGGGAGAGTTCCACAAGTATCAAAAATCAAGAGTCTCCAACTCAGACCTCCTGGAATTTCTGGAGGAAAATGTATCTGAGAGAGTCACAGAATTATCAGAGTAGGTGTCAGCAAATTGACATAAAAGATAAACTGTGTCAGTGTGATCACTGTGTCATGAGAAGGATCTCTCATCACCATGGCAATCAGGAAGTACACAAAAGCGAGAAGGCTTGTGGCCACAATAATCATGGAAAAGACTTTGTGAAGAACACATCCCAGCATAGCATCATCCACTCAGGAGAGCAGACCTCTGATGAGACTGGAAAAGATGTCAGCCTTGGCTATGATGTGGAACTTCATCAGCAGTTGTGTGTAGGAGAGAAGCCCCATGTGTGTAGTGAGTGTGGGAAGGGCACCACGTATAACTCAGTGTTTCACATTCATTACAGTGTTCACAGAGGAGGGAAATGCAGTGGGAATGATGAGTGTGGGGTGGACTTGGGTCAGAGCTCACATCCGCAGACCCATCAGAGAGCCAACCCAGGGGAGAAACCCTACAGATGTGGGGTGTGTGCTGCTGAGAGCTTCAATCAGAACTCCTCCCTTCCCACTCATGAGCCCATTCACCCGGGGGAGAATCTGTGTAGGGGTGGCAGGTGTGGGAAGGGCTCCAGTCATAGCTTGGACCTCAACAGTCACTGTGTAGACAACACTGGAGAGAAATCCTGGAAATGTGAGCTGTGTGGTAAAGGCTTCAATGAGACATCACAAATTCAAGCCCATCAGACAGCCTACCCTCAAGACAAAACGTCCAAATGGAAGGCGTGTGACAGGATATTCAGTCAGAGCTCTGGTCCTCTTCagagagttcacactggagagaaaccatataaATGTGAGGTATGTGGGAAAGACTTCAGTAAGGCCTCCAACCTTCAAGCCCATCAGAGAATCCACACCGGCGAGAAACCCTACAAATGTGATGTGTGTGATAAGAACTTCAGCCGGAATTCCCATCTTCAGGCCCATCAGAGAGTCCACACGGGAGAGAAACCCTACAGATGTGACACATGTGGGAAGGACTTCAGTCAGATTTCCCATCTTCAGGCCCATCAGAGAGTCCACACAGGAGAGAAGCCCTACAGATGTGACACATGTGGGAAAGGCTTCAGTCAGAGCTCACATCTTCAAGACCACCAGCGGGTCCACACCGGAGAGAAACCCTACACGTGCGATGTGTGTGGGAAGGGTTTCAGTTGGAGCTCCCATCTTCAAGCCCATCAGAGAGTCCATACAGGGGAGAAACCCTACAAGTGTGAAGAATGTGGGAAAGGCTTCATCTGGAACTCGTACCTTCACGTTCATCAGAGGATCCACACGGGAGAGAAACCCTATAAGTGTGGCACGTGTGGGAAGAGCTTCAGTCAGACCTCCCATCTTCAAGCCCATCGCAGGGTccatacaggagagaaaccctacaaATGTTTTGACTGTGGTAAGGGCTTTAGCAAGAGTT TGTCTTCAGGTTCATCAGAGAGTCCATAG
- the ZNF227 gene encoding zinc finger protein 227 isoform X3: MPSQDSDLPQKEREKMTEFQEAVTFKDVAVTFTEEELGLLDSAQRKLYQDVMVENFRNLVSVGHLPFKPDVMSQLETEEKLWMMERETQRNGHSSENRKAVISGSKNPDEVETLGKVALKYLSCEEPSCWQIWKQVASDSTCCLQRRTSHFLQGEKPYKCKECGKGFSQASNLQVHQNVHTGEKRFKCETCGKGFSQSSKLQTHQRVHTGEKPYRCDMCGKDFSYSSNLKLHQVIHTGEKPYKCEECGKGFSWRSNLHAHQRVHSGEKPYKCEACDKSFSQAIDFRVHQRVHTGEKPYKCGVCGKGFSQSSGLQSHQRVHTGEKPYRCDVCGKGFRYSSQFIYHQRGHTGEKPYKCEECGKAFGRSLNLRHHQRVHTGEKPHKCEECGKAFSLPSNLRVHLSVHTREKLFKCEECGKGFSQSSRLQAHQRVHTGEKPYKCDICGKDFSHHSRLTYHQKVHTGKSL; the protein is encoded by the exons ATGCCTTCTCAGGACTCTGACCTTCCCCAGAAGGAGCGGGAGAAAATGACCGAGTTTCAG GAGGCGGTGACCTTCAAGGACGTGGCCGTGACCTTCACCGAGGAGGAGCTGGGGCTGCTGGACTCCGCCCAGAGGAAGCTGTACCAGGATGTGATGGTGGAGAACTTCCGGAACCTGGTCTCAGTGG GACATCTTCCCTTCAAGCCAGATGTGATGTCCCAGTTGGAGACAGAAGAAAAGCTTTGGATGATGGAGAGAGAAACCCAAAGAAATGGGCATTCCAGTGAGAACCGCAAAGCTGTTATTTCAG GCAGCAAGAATCCCGATGAGGTGGAGACTCTTGGAAAAGTCGCATTAAAATACCTTTCATGTGAAGAGCCGTCTTGTTGGCAAATCTGGAAACAGGTCGCAAGTGATTCAACGTGCTGTCTTCAGAGGAGGACTTCCCATTTCCTACAAG gagagaaaccctacaaATGCAAGGAGTGTGGGAAGGGCTTCAGTCAGGCTTCCAATCTGCAAGTCCACCAGAACGTCCACACCGGGGAGAAACGATTCAAATGCGAGACGTGTGGGAAGGGCTTCAGTCAGTCATCAAAGCTTCAGACCCACCAGAGAGTCCACACAGGGGAAAAGCCCTACAGATGCGACATGTGCGGTAAGGACTTCAGTTACAGTTCAAATCTTAAACTGCACCAAGTcattcacactggagaaaaaccatataaatgTGAGGAGTGCGGGAAGGGCTTCAGTTGGAGATCAAACCTTCATGCTCATCAGAGAGTCCACtcaggagagaaaccctacaaATGTGAGGCATGTGATAAGAGCTTCAGTCAGGCCATAGATTTCCGGGTCCATCAGAGAGTCCACACGGGCGAGAAACCCTACAAGTGTGGTGTCTGTGGGAAGGGCTTCAGCCAGTCCTCTGGTCTTCAGTCCCATCAGAGGGTCCACACTGGGGAGAAGCCCTACAGATGCGACGTGTGTGGAAAGGGCTTTCGTTACAGTTCACAGTTTATATACCACCAGAGGGGCCACACTGGTGAAAAGCCTTACAAATGTGAggagtgtgggaaagccttcgGGCGGAGCCTGAATCTTCGCCATCACCAGAGGgtccacacaggagagaaaccccaCAAGTGTGAGGagtgtgggaaggccttcagtCTCCCCTCCAATCTTAGAGTCCATCTGAGTGTTCACACTCGGGAGAAACTGTTTAAATGTGAGGAGTGTGGGAAGGGCTTCAGTCAGAGTTCTCGGCTTCAAGCCCACCAGAGGGTCCACACAGGAGAAAAACCGTACAAGTGTGACATATGTGGTAAGGACTTCAGTCACCATTCACGGCTTACATACCATCAGAAAGTCCACACTGGCAAGAGTCTTTAA